Below is a window of Gilliamella sp. ESL0405 DNA.
GGGCAAAAAGATCTTATCCCCTTCTGATGACCCTATGGGCGCTTCGCAAGCATTGATACTTAAACAAGCACAATCAAGAAATGATCAGTTTCAAGCTGCTCGTGAAAGTGCTGATAAATCATTAAGTCGTCAAGACACCATATTGAAAGAAGCCAACACGGTTATCCAATCAATTCAAGAAACATTAGTTTATGCCGGTAACGAAACACTAAACGATGAAAACCGACAAGATTTAGCAAATAAGTTACAAGGACTTAAAGATCAATTGCTTTCATTAGCGAATGCAAAAGATACCAATGGTAATTATCTATTTGCCGGAAATAAAAACGATACGCCACCATTTGTGGTTGATGAATCAGGCAAAGTTAACTATGTCGGTGGCACAACGCCAATTAATATTTTTATTGATGATACCCGTGAAGTATCACTGAGCTTTACCGGATTACAAGCCTTTATGACAGGCGCAAACATTACTCAGCCAGACGGCACACCTGCTGAAAGCGATATTTTTGCTAGTCTTGATTATGCCATTGCCGCACTTAATATCGAGTTAGACGGTAATGATGAAAAGGCCATTGAACAATTCAGAGACGGGTTATCAAAAGCAAGTGCCGGTATCGATAATTCGTTTGATAACATATCAACCCTTCGTGCCGCAGGCGGTACGGTTTTAGCTGAAGTTGAAAGGTTATCAGCACTCGGCAAAACCCTCGATATTGATTTTCAAACGCAAATTAGCGAAATTGAAGATGTTGACTGGTATGATGCTATTTCAGACTATGTCATGTTACAAGCGAATTTACAAGCAGCGCAATATACTTTTATGAACATGCAAAACATGTCACTATTTCAAATGAAATAATTGATTAATCTAACAACACTTTCAGGAGGTTTACACCTCCTTTTTTATGACTGCAAAATGTTTTGGGTTATCCCCAATTAAATAGTTTAATTAAAGGCAATTTGCCTAAAACCGGCAACATTAGTAGACGGGTTATCTTTGGCTATTTGTTCGACTCGACTAATAATTTGAATCAGCTTATCACTATAATTAGGATCGGTTGCATATTGTGCCGCTTGTAGCGCTTTAGCGGCCGCTCTCGCATCCGGAGCAATAGCTACAGCACGATAGCGTGGGCTTTTAGTTAAAAGATTAAGATAATCAGTTAAAGCATGTTGCTTACTTTGGTAAACTTTAAAATCATCTTGAATTTTGATCATCTTATTGTTCACAAACTCTTGTGTGGTTAATCGGGTAGACTCCCCTTGCCATGAGGCCGTCGCTTTGATACCAAAATAATTATGACTCACATTGTTATCTGTCGTTTTGATCTGTTTTTGACCCCAACCCGTTTCTAATGCTGCTTGTGCAATAATTACTTCATAAGGAATACCCGATGCCTTTGATGCCTGTTTTGCTGGCTCTAGCCACTCAATGATAAACTCTGTGACGTAATCTTTTTCACTATTAGTTTGTTCATTTTTGAAAACTAACGCATTAGTTGTTGCTTTCGCAGCACTATTTGCTTTGTGGTTATGATAGAGCATCTGCCCAATCGCTTGAGCAGATACCGCTGCTTTGTTGTCACTAAATAATGATTTAGCTAATTGCAAATTAGGCTGCGAATTATTGCCATTAAACTGCGGTTTTATGTTCCCTGAAGTTGGTTGGGATTGGGTTAATTGCTTAGCGATAACATTAGCCAAACCAAATCCTTTACCTGCTGCTTGCTGCGCTATTTGTTGATCAAACATTGAGGTAAACAACTGACTGGTAGAACGGTCAAAAAGACCACCTTCCGGTACCGCTTTACGCATCGATTGCATCATCATATTAATGAATAGTGATTCAAATTGCTGCGCAACTTGTTTAACGCTATCTGTTGCTCCGGTCGCTGCATTTCGTTTTAATTGATTAAGTCCCGAAAAATCATAAGCAAACCGGTTGATAGGCTGACTAATTAAATGTTTCATTGTATCGTTTCTTGATTAAATAGTTTCCAATGATGCATGTAAACACCCTGCTGTTTTTAATGCTTCAAGTATCGACATCAATTCGGTCGGATTGGCACCTA
It encodes the following:
- the flgL gene encoding flagellar hook-associated protein FlgL yields the protein MRLSTNSMYQKNLNSILNTNNKWQKSGLHLATGKKILSPSDDPMGASQALILKQAQSRNDQFQAARESADKSLSRQDTILKEANTVIQSIQETLVYAGNETLNDENRQDLANKLQGLKDQLLSLANAKDTNGNYLFAGNKNDTPPFVVDESGKVNYVGGTTPINIFIDDTREVSLSFTGLQAFMTGANITQPDGTPAESDIFASLDYAIAALNIELDGNDEKAIEQFRDGLSKASAGIDNSFDNISTLRAAGGTVLAEVERLSALGKTLDIDFQTQISEIEDVDWYDAISDYVMLQANLQAAQYTFMNMQNMSLFQMK
- the flgJ gene encoding flagellar assembly peptidoglycan hydrolase FlgJ — protein: MKHLISQPINRFAYDFSGLNQLKRNAATGATDSVKQVAQQFESLFINMMMQSMRKAVPEGGLFDRSTSQLFTSMFDQQIAQQAAGKGFGLANVIAKQLTQSQPTSGNIKPQFNGNNSQPNLQLAKSLFSDNKAAVSAQAIGQMLYHNHKANSAAKATTNALVFKNEQTNSEKDYVTEFIIEWLEPAKQASKASGIPYEVIIAQAALETGWGQKQIKTTDNNVSHNYFGIKATASWQGESTRLTTQEFVNNKMIKIQDDFKVYQSKQHALTDYLNLLTKSPRYRAVAIAPDARAAAKALQAAQYATDPNYSDKLIQIISRVEQIAKDNPSTNVAGFRQIAFN